The Kluyveromyces lactis strain NRRL Y-1140 chromosome D complete sequence genome has a window encoding:
- a CDS encoding uncharacterized protein (similar to uniprot|P15365 Saccharomyces cerevisiae YJR152W DAL5 Allantoin permease ureidosuccinate permease expression is constitutive but sensitive to nitrogen catabolite repression), giving the protein MSPTDMKDQTIEKCESVQDATTEDVPLQTILSPSGKVLVLGEAADEAMEFAKHHEHIELSAEEDRKVKRKIDMIVMPLFSFLYMIQFMDKTCISFAAVMGIQTDYKMVDTMYSWTTSCFYLGYLFASPFAAVALQKLPSMRTSAICIVIWGVIQCLHVTAKSYATFTLLRTLLGVLEAFVSPIFVIMMNQYYKKSEHFGYIGVLYGCNGLGTVILACISYGLYHNLGSYTMEAYKVLFIIVGCLTIFNGLLILFIMPNTPADARFLNDREKLAVLERIRGNNQGFGSKTFKWHQMKECFMDMRTWLYFLIGISVAIPNGGISSFGSIILKGFGYSTEKSLLMKAPIGACELVGLVILPLISYFISKRMIIAVFYLLVCVMSTCLLAFSKNKNVALAGYYITGIAPVGIITITSCVASNTAGHTKKLTANAISLIGYSAGNIVGPQTFRSSDAPNYPKAKAAVVGCYCASIALMGLMSFLNVRENRRRDKMQEELGDKYVVVENQEFADLTDFENPAFRYSL; this is encoded by the coding sequence ATGTCTCCAACCGACATGAAAGATCAAACCATCGAGAAATGCGAAAGCGTTCAGGATGCAACCACAGAAGATGTACCACTACAGACAATTCTTTCGCCGTCAGGCAAAGTACTTGTTCTTGGCGAAGCGGCCGACGAGGCTATGGAATTTGCCAAACATCATGAACATATCGAATTGtctgcagaagaagatcgTAAAGTTAAGAGAAAGATTGATATGATCGTTATGCCGttattctctttcttgtaCATGATCCAATTTATGGATAAGACATGTATCAGTTTTGCTGCTGTCATGGGTATTCAAACCGATTACAAGATGGTTGACACCATGTATTCATGGACGACATCATGTTTCTACTTGGGATATCTTTTCGCTTCACCATTCGCTGCTGTTGCATTGCAAAAACTTCCCAGTATGAGAACTTCAGCCATCTGTATAGTGATCTGGGGTGTCATCCAATGTCTACATGTGACTGCTAAATCGTATGCTACTTTCACCTTGTTAAGAACGCTACTTGGTGTCCTAGAAGCGTTTGTATCACCAATATTTGTCATTATGATGAACCAATATTACAAGAAATCTGAGCATTTTGGTTATATCGGTGTATTATATGGTTGCAACGGTCTTGGTACCGTGATACTTGCCTGTATCTCATACGGTTTGTATCACAATTTGGGATCGTACACAATGGAGGCTTACAAGGTCCTCTTCATAATCGTTGGTTGTTTGACCATCTTTAACGGCTTGCTAATCTTGTTCATCATGCCAAATACTCCAGCCGATGCCAGATTTTTAAATGACAGAGAGAAATTGGCTGTATTGGAAAGAATCAGAGGCAACAACCAGGGTTTCGGTTCCAAGACATTTAAATGGCACCAAATGAAAGAATGTTTCATGGACATGAGAACTTGGTTGTACTTCCTAATTGGGATCAGTGTTGCGATTCCAAACGGAGGTATCAGTTCTTTCGGTTCCATTATCTTGAAGGGGTTCGGTTATTCCACTGAAAAATCGTTACTAATGAAGGCCCCAATCGGTGCCTGTGAATTGGTTGGACTTGTCATTCTACCCTTGATCTCTTACTTCATCAGTAAGAGAATGATCATAGCCGTATTCTATTTGCTGGTTTGTGTCATGTCTACTTGTCTACTTGCATTTTCTAAGAACAAAAACGTTGCCTTAGCCGGTTACTATATCACCGGTATTGCACCAGTAGGGATCATCACTATTACATCCTGCGTGGCTTCCAACACTGCAGGTCATACCAAGAAACTTACTGCAAACGCTATCTCTCTAATCGGATACTCTGCTGGTAACATTGTCGGACCTCAAACTTTCAGATCCTCAGACGCTCCAAATTACCCTAAGGCCAAGGCTGCCGTTGTCGGTTGTTACTGCGCTTCCATTGCACTAATGGGACTAATGTCATTTTTGAACGTCAGAGAAAACAGAAGGAGGGACAAAATGCAAGAAGAATTAGGTGACAAGTACGTGGTGGTTGAAAACCAAGAATTTGCTGATCTCACGGATTTCGAGAATCCGGCATTCAGATACTCACTATGA